From a region of the Corallococcus coralloides DSM 2259 genome:
- a CDS encoding DUF3817 domain-containing protein, producing the protein MNALRQLRWVAFLEGMSFLGLLFIAMPVKYLLDQPLAVRITGSVHGLLFLLFVSSLFRAASEHGWTARRSLAVFGASLVPFGSFVLDRSLRREEQGRGRPADELTPD; encoded by the coding sequence ATGAATGCGCTGAGACAGCTGCGGTGGGTGGCCTTCCTGGAAGGGATGTCCTTCCTGGGGCTGCTCTTCATCGCGATGCCGGTGAAGTACCTGTTGGATCAACCCCTGGCGGTGCGGATTACCGGCAGCGTCCACGGGCTGCTGTTCCTGCTCTTTGTGTCGTCCCTGTTCCGCGCGGCGTCCGAACATGGCTGGACGGCGCGCCGTTCGCTCGCGGTGTTCGGCGCGTCGCTGGTGCCGTTTGGGAGCTTCGTGCTGGACCGCTCGCTGCGGCGGGAGGAGCAGGGACGAGGTCGCCC